In Maledivibacter sp., the sequence TTGTACATTCCTAAAAGTCTTAGTGAAAATGTCTCAAGATCCTTAGCATGTATTGTTATAACCATTTGATGTCCCGTTATACTCATATTTATTACAGCTACTATCTCTCCCCCCTTACTTTCCTGAAGAACCAGTGTCTGCGGTGTAAATGTGAGGGAAGCATTAAATAACTTTTGAAAATCCATTCCATTACTCTGATCAATTTCCCACATTAAAACACTGTTTACTGCTTTACCTGTTACTTGATCGATTTCTCTTAAGTCCATTTCATCGATTTCCGCTATGGATAGGGTTCTTCTATTTTTATCTATTTGTGTAGTAAATGCCCTCATGGTTCCTGTCTTTCCACTATTGGTTCCACCATAAAAAGCCATAGAAACTCCACCCCTAAGTCCTGCCAAGATTAGATCATATCCATAATCTGTTATAGAACCGAATCCAATTAAGTCATTCCTTGTAAATGGATCATCGTCTTGTTTCCTAATAACCATATGGGTAACGGGGACCCCCGATGGATTATCGGATCGTCTTGCAACATTACTAGTCATGATTGATACCCTAATACTATTTCCTATACGAAGCCTTACAAAGGGACAATCTTTTTTGGGCATGTTAGAATTAGTATTCCTACACATTCTCTGGGCTATTGCGAAGCACTGCTCCGGGCTTTCAAAACTGTATTTTGTTCTATATTCCTGTCCTTTGATTATTATTCTAATGTCATTCCAATCGTCCACTCTAATTTCTTCTATTTTTTGATCTTCTAACCTATCGTAATCGAAGATAAGGTCTGTTAGAATCCCATAATCTAGAATTTCTTTATTAAGTATTTTTATAGTTTCTTCTCGGCTTTTCCCCTTTATTGCTACAGCATTATTAAGGCAGTAGCCTTTAATTTCTTTCTTTATGGCTTCCCTTGCTGCCCTATCGGAATCAATATTTAAAAACTTCTCAGCATGATTATTCCTAAGATGTTCCTGTAGCTTACTTCTAATCCCTTCCAAGCTATTTGATGATATCTTTCCATCACCTTCAGTGACAGCTGCTTTATATATTAGTCCCTCGATATCAGGTATATGATCATCTAAATATCCTGTATTTTCTTTTTTTTCATTTTTTATGTATTCGTTTGCTAATTTATTTATTACCTGGGAGACTTCTGGTGGAAGATCCTTTTCTAAAACATCTCTAACATCCTTAAGTAATTTTTTATCCGGCACTTAGCTCGTCCCCCTTCTCTACATCTCCTATCTTCTCTTTATGCTTTTTTTTAGAAAACAAATTAAACGATAATCCCTTTGAATTTTTACTAATTTCCTTACTCTCCTTTTCTGTGTTTGGGTTTGAAATTTCTTCATATAAGCTCTTTAGTGTTTTTACAAATCTTTTCTCATTCTTGGTTACTGGAATTATATCGGCAAGGAGCTCACCTTCATTGTTGGCTTTTATGATTCTCTTAAGATATGGTATTGTATATACCCTATCTAATCTAAGTATCTTCATTTCCCTTTTAAGTTCTACCACCAGTTTGTCTGAAAGCAAGTCCTGGTGTTTGTTTATTATTGTAATTACATTACTAAAGGTCTTCATATTTGTGTTTTTTATAAAGTCTTCGTAGAGCTTGAGCTTATGCCACGAAACTATATCCTCATCTAGTATTTGTATTATCTGATCAGGATGTATATTTAGGGATGCTATAAACCCATTATCGACGTAGCACATTCCTGAATCTATAAATACTTTATCAAACTTCTTTCTAGCTACCTTTATGATCCTTTGAATTTGATCAGAACTAAATTTATATAACGAATGTAGCTCATCGTGTTGCCTTAAGGATAATGTAAACAAACCATCATGATGCTTGGACTGCATGAAGTTTTTGATTATTTCTTCTTCATCATAGCTTTCCATTGCTGTTTTAAGGCTTTTATCTGTATTATCATTATTTATAAAATTTAAATATGGACTTGATCCACATTGCCTATTAAGCTCTATTACAGCTGTTAGGTATCCTTCTTTAGCAAATATATATCCTAAATTGTTAGCTATAGTGGTAGTCCCAATCCTTCCCCTAGGAGAAGTTATTAGAGTCACTTTGTTAAATATCTTTTTTTTCATAACGATCCCACCTTAATTAACCTTAAATCCTGTACTTTCTTGCTTATTGACTTCTTTATTAGACTTTAGTATCTCTTTATCTTCCTGCTGATCCTTAGCTACTTCCTTTTTCATCTCCGAGTCTTTAGTTTCCTTTTCGGTAGTATTTGTTATCCCCGTCTGCCCATTTGTCTCTCCATCCTCAGATTGCATAGCAAGTGGTAGTGGCACTAGATGTATATCACCTGAATATTCTCCTTCAAGAAGTCTTTTTTCTTGATCTGGCTTTGCATCAAATACTACCGTTGCAGGTTTTACCTGGTTAGATCCTGAGGCTAGACCGTTTTCCGGTTGGGCTTCGGTTTTGATAAAGTTACCATAAGAATTTTCTATCGCCAGTATCTTAACCCTACTGAGCTCCTTATACTGTATAATCTCCATTTCATTGTTTGAATCCTTTTTTCTAATGATATTTATTTTTACATAATCTCCATCCCCTGGAATCCCTCCCACGCACTTGTTAAGGTCTGTCGTAACTGCAAGGGCTCCATATTTAATTTTTTCATTGACCTTTGTGGCAGGCTTTATGGAGCTAATATCATCTTTATATAAATATCTTCCCTGGAAAATTTCCATTAGGGCATATTTACCAATTAATTCATCCTTGCTTTTAACTATATCCTTATCTAATTTGAATTCACCAATTTCTTTATTAACAATGTCCGATTCCTTTATCTGCTGTCCTATTCCAATATTATTTCTGAGAACTGGTATTTTAACTATTTTCCTTGTTTTAGCAGATCCAATGTAAATATATGATGCGGCTGCTACTGCAATAATTAGAAACATTATTGAAATTAGTATATTTTTAAAACTGCCTTTTAACTTCAAAGCCATGACCCCTTTCTTAATTTACCTAAAAAACCGCTTACCATTCCTTCTTTATACCTTTGTATCCCTAAACAGGTATTTATAATATTATCTATAGCATTATCGAAATCCTCATCCTTCCCATATATACACTCTCTATTTGCTTTATGGGCTGTAGCTGCAGCATTATAGGGAACCATAAATTGATCCTTTATTTTAAATTTCTTTTCTAAGCCTTCGCTATCCTCAAAATATCTACGTATACCTTCATCCTTCAGTCCTTTAATTTTTCTATGCATATTAGTGACAATGGTCCAATCATCAAAATCTACATCATGCTTCAATCTAAATAAACATGGTATACTATTCAGATGCTCAATATTTTGAGTTGTCACTAGGATTTTTTCAAGATTATCGATATCCATTATTACCTTCATAAGATCGTAGGGTAGGTTCTTACCTACATCTATCACTACTACATCTCCGAGGCTTTTAAATTTTTTAATTATATATGCTAGAGTATCGGGCTCTATCATAATCTTATTTTCTATGTAGCTCTCCTTTATTGCCTTAGCTTCAAAGGTATTTAATTTTAAACTTCTTAAGATGGGCTCTGTAAGTATTTCGCTGGACATCTTATTAATCTCATTTTTGTCTTTAATAGGTACTTCTATATGCCCCGTAAAGACAAGTAGGTTTTTTTCCCTATGTGCCGCTAGATCTTCAATTGTTTTGTCAGTAAATTCAAAATTACATTCACTACTTAAATACTCCTCTGTTTTTTTGAAGAGCAGCCTATATTTAAAGAAATTCTCACATCTTTCTCCACTAGGTATTTTAAAATTATATAGCTGTCCATATTTCTCAAAATCAAGATCCATGAGTATGACTTTCTTTCCCTTATCGCCAAGGGATTTTGCTATATTAGAAGCTAATTCTGTTTTACCTGTACTCATTGGGCTAAATAGAGCTATGGTCTTTTTATAGTCCTTCGGATGCCTATATATGATTTTTTCTTTTTTTATAACAGCATGCTTTGTGGTCTCTACACTTCTCACAACTTCTTTAAGCTGGGTATTTGAATCTACTTTTTGATTTTTGATAAGATCAGTTATTGTATAGTTTTTTCCTCTCTTTCTCTTTACAACTTTCTTTTCATTGTTTGGTTCTCTTGGTTTCTTTTCAGCATTTTTATCCTTTTTCTTTTTTACTTTTTCTAATCCTTCATCATCTTCATCTATTTCCTCTAAAAATATATACTTTTCAAGTTCTTCTAACTCCTCAATAAACTCTACTCCATCCTCTTGAAGTTTTCCGTATATGAGTTTGTTTATTCTTGCTGTATCTAGGGCTAATATTCTGATTTCCCTTGGAATCCTTTTAGTTACATACATTAGACTTTCATGGGATGGGATATCTGTAGAAAGAACTATTATATCTAAGTTATTGTTATCTTCCCTACTAATTACCTCAAGCATCTGCTTTGTATCTGCAACTTCTCCATTTATGGTGACACCTTCAATTTTACTAAGTATATCTGTTAAACTTTTTCTAAGGTTTTCGTCACATACTGCCAGGAGGATTGTTGCTTGTTTTATTTCTATTTCATCAACTTTTGCTTTATTTTTCTTAATTATTTTCATCATGTACACCCCTCCCTTCATCAGATGCTTTATTCATCTAATTTCTTCTCTTTCCCCTTTAGAATCTCTTGATCTTGAATAATTTTTTTAGTTGGCTCAATCACGGTTCTATCTGAATATTTTAGTAAGCTAAGCCATCCTCCTCCAGAAAGAAGAAGCCCTCCTATTACGGCAAAACCTATTACTTTCAACTCTCCCTTACCAAATCCGCCGTTTCCGAGGGCCAGTTTAATGGCTTTGTGTGCTGCATAACTAATGGTCCCTACAAGTATTAAAAGCCCTAGGATAGCTATTACAGTAGATCCTATTGCTATAAACCCGCTAAGTGCTTCCCAATTAATATTATCTCCTGGATTTAAGTACTCTCCCATTTCAATTACTCCATATATTCTAGTAGCTCTTCGCCTTTACTTAGAATCTCGCCCTTTCCCTCTTCTTCAGTAAACATTCCAGCAACTGCTATATAATATTCTTTGAACTGCTCTTTAGTCATAGTTTTAGAATTTTCAACTACAATTTCTAATGTTTGTTCTAATAATGTCATTTATATCTCCTCCATTTTCAATATTTGCTGTAAAATCTTATTTCTAATCATTATCCTTAGTTTCACCAGCTCCTGTTGTAGTTTTTACTCCAGGATCTACAATATTATTGTCAACAAATTTAAGTATAGAGAATATTCCTCCACCTGTAATTAGCAGAGCTATAATGAGGGCAGTACCAAATCTTTTGATTTCTTCCTTCCCAAATTTTCCCTTTCCTAATGCAAGCATCAGTGCTTTCCATGCTGCGGCTCCAATAACAATAATTATTACAACGACACCAATTAGCGTAATTATTATAGCTATGAATCCCATTGGTCCACCTAGTATTTGAAATACTAAATCCCAATCTACTTTGTAGTGTTTTTCAAGCTGTTCAATTGGTCCTGCAAAGGCCATAGCTGAAAAGAAAATAGTTAATATAAATGTCATTAAAAATATACTAACTATTTTATTTAATCCTTTTCCATTCACTTTTATCATCCTTTCTAGTTTTTGATTTCATCTATATTTATATGGTTTACAAGGCTTAAAAGCATGTATACGGCAATCAAGCCTAATATGACTATCAATTTTTTCTCCTCCTTTATTGTAAGTTCCTTCAACATTTCATATTTCTTTATAAACAGTTATGACCATAATACTCTTACCAACACATTGTATATTAATAAACTTATCTTCATTAGTTACAATAACATATCTTAGCTTTCAAGATACATCATGGACTCCTTTTAGACAGCTTTACCTAAACTTCACCAAGGGTCTTTTCAAAAGTCTTAGGTCAAAATTTTATATACCTTTCCGCATCGATTACTATATAGAATTTACCCCTCCCGGAAACTTGAGCTCTCATCAACTTATCCACTACGCCAACTAAAACATCTGAAATAATTTCTATCCTCATTTCACCTCTCCTAACAACGACTTTCATCTATGCTATACTTATCCGCAAAACTTCACCTCTAAGAGAACGAGGACTGAAGAATCTACTTCAATCCAAAGGCAAATATAACTCACATTCCCTATACAATCTATACTCCTCTGTATTCTATGTCTTATGATGCTTAATTTTTAGCCATTAGAAAATAGTGTTGAAATTACCATGCTTTACAAGTTTGTTACGTGTAATTTTTAGATATTTTCACTGTTTTACCTAAATTATTCTCAAATTTTCTACATGAGCTTCACTAATGGAATTAAACAAAATAACCTTAAAATAATTCTTAGGATTCTTTATCTTAGTAGTGTTTTTAGTAGATTTGAATTTTCTCAAAGCAAAATCTATAGTGTTTAATGTTAGTTTCTTAAGTTCATTTCTGATTTCGTGTTTGGATACTATTGTCTTATTGATTTTTTCACCATTGCTAAAATACAGCTCATGGATAGCTTGTATTACAAATATTTTTTCATCATTATTAAATAATCCTAATTCAGCTTTCTCAA encodes:
- a CDS encoding ATPase, T2SS/T4P/T4SS family, with translation MPDKKLLKDVRDVLEKDLPPEVSQVINKLANEYIKNEKKENTGYLDDHIPDIEGLIYKAAVTEGDGKISSNSLEGIRSKLQEHLRNNHAEKFLNIDSDRAAREAIKKEIKGYCLNNAVAIKGKSREETIKILNKEILDYGILTDLIFDYDRLEDQKIEEIRVDDWNDIRIIIKGQEYRTKYSFESPEQCFAIAQRMCRNTNSNMPKKDCPFVRLRIGNSIRVSIMTSNVARRSDNPSGVPVTHMVIRKQDDDPFTRNDLIGFGSITDYGYDLILAGLRGGVSMAFYGGTNSGKTGTMRAFTTQIDKNRRTLSIAEIDEMDLREIDQVTGKAVNSVLMWEIDQSNGMDFQKLFNASLTFTPQTLVLQESKGGEIVAVINMSITGHQMVITIHAKDLETFSLRLLGMYKESGSDLSDDLILEYIRKAFPLLVRMKIYADGKRRVADVGEIVGYDRNTGEFDINVLYEFEVKDNLEEDVYDRIIGDNITKITTIGSHKVRRFYSDQLLRELKENGLPKRVIDDLYKKYKSLKDNQDKENRGADK
- a CDS encoding RcpC/CpaB family pilus assembly protein — its product is MKLKGSFKNILISIMFLIIAVAAASYIYIGSAKTRKIVKIPVLRNNIGIGQQIKESDIVNKEIGEFKLDKDIVKSKDELIGKYALMEIFQGRYLYKDDISSIKPATKVNEKIKYGALAVTTDLNKCVGGIPGDGDYVKINIIRKKDSNNEMEIIQYKELSRVKILAIENSYGNFIKTEAQPENGLASGSNQVKPATVVFDAKPDQEKRLLEGEYSGDIHLVPLPLAMQSEDGETNGQTGITNTTEKETKDSEMKKEVAKDQQEDKEILKSNKEVNKQESTGFKVN